From Methylobacterium radiodurans, a single genomic window includes:
- a CDS encoding BLUF domain-containing protein, translating to MFRLIYKSAARHEAEEMFRAPNLPAILESSRRRNGEHGISGVLVYTGTGFLQVLEGGQVEVLAVFERLLVDRRHRSVSVIEMGEAERRLFGTWSMGFLGASPEADARLEAALGPVSGLERDPVRRVELLRSTLLLLVDAPISLLWREGPI from the coding sequence TTGTTCCGTCTGATCTACAAGAGCGCGGCGCGCCACGAGGCGGAGGAGATGTTCCGGGCGCCCAACCTGCCGGCCATTCTGGAATCCTCGCGTCGGCGGAATGGCGAGCACGGCATCTCCGGCGTCCTCGTCTATACGGGTACCGGGTTCCTGCAGGTGCTGGAGGGCGGACAGGTCGAGGTCCTGGCCGTGTTCGAGCGCCTGCTTGTCGACCGGCGCCACCGCAGCGTCTCGGTGATCGAGATGGGCGAGGCCGAGCGGCGCCTGTTCGGCACCTGGTCGATGGGCTTCCTGGGGGCTTCGCCGGAGGCCGACGCGCGGCTCGAGGCCGCGCTCGGGCCCGTTTCGGGGCTTGAGCGGGATCCCGTGCGCCGGGTCGAGCTCCTGCGCTCGACGCTGCTCCTGCTCGTGGACGCGCCGATCAGCCTGCTCTGGCGCGAGGGCCCGATCTGA
- a CDS encoding ABC transporter ATP-binding protein, producing the protein MSDTVLSVRDLRVVFETRRGTLTAIDGVSFDIGRGEILGVVGESGAGKSVTGAAVIGLIDPPGRIAGGEIRLGSERIDNLPPEKMRRVRGRRIGMIFQDPLTSLDPLYRVGEQIVETIRTHTDLSAKAARARAIDLLTEVGIPAPERRIDGYPHEFSGGMRQRVVIALALAAEPELIIADEPTTALDVSVQAQVIALLKRLCRERGTAVMLVTHDMGVIAEAADRVAVMYSGRIAEIGPVESVVRAPHHPYARGLMGAIPTLSDTAERLTQIPGAMPRLTAIPPGCAFNPRCPNVFGRCRSERPEPVAVERTRVACHLYDGRGEAA; encoded by the coding sequence ATGAGCGACACCGTCCTCTCCGTGCGCGACCTGCGCGTCGTCTTCGAGACGCGCCGGGGCACGCTGACCGCCATCGACGGCGTCTCCTTCGACATCGGCCGCGGCGAGATCCTGGGCGTGGTGGGCGAGTCCGGGGCCGGCAAGTCGGTGACGGGCGCGGCCGTCATCGGGCTGATCGACCCGCCCGGCCGCATCGCCGGGGGCGAGATCCGGCTGGGCTCAGAGCGCATCGACAACCTGCCACCCGAGAAGATGCGCCGGGTGCGGGGGCGCCGCATCGGCATGATCTTCCAGGACCCGCTGACCTCCCTCGACCCGCTCTACCGGGTCGGCGAGCAGATCGTGGAGACGATCCGCACCCACACCGACCTCTCCGCCAAGGCCGCCAGGGCCCGGGCAATCGATCTCCTCACCGAGGTCGGCATCCCGGCGCCCGAGCGGCGCATCGACGGCTACCCGCACGAGTTCTCCGGCGGCATGCGCCAGCGCGTGGTGATCGCGCTGGCGCTCGCGGCCGAGCCCGAGCTGATCATCGCCGACGAGCCGACGACGGCCCTCGACGTCTCGGTCCAGGCCCAGGTGATCGCGCTCCTCAAGCGCCTCTGCCGCGAGCGCGGCACCGCCGTGATGCTGGTGACCCACGACATGGGGGTGATCGCCGAGGCCGCCGACCGGGTCGCCGTGATGTATTCGGGCCGCATCGCCGAGATCGGCCCGGTGGAGAGCGTGGTGCGGGCGCCCCACCACCCCTACGCCCGCGGCCTGATGGGCGCGATCCCGACGCTCAGCGACACCGCCGAGCGCCTGACCCAGATTCCCGGCGCGATGCCGCGGCTCACCGCGATCCCGCCGGGCTGCGCCTTCAATCCACGCTGCCCGAACGTGTTCGGGCGCTGTCGGAGCGAGCGGCCGGAGCCGGTCGCGGTCGAGCGGACGCGGGTCGCCTGCCACCTCTACGACGGGCGCGGAGAAGCCGCATGA
- a CDS encoding DUF2147 domain-containing protein: protein MTFRLIAAGTVRAGLRRAMLPAALLAGLTGAGHAATPADATGTFLTEDGRARIRMEKCGPAEKNLCGYVVWLKVPLNDKGQPRIDFKNPDPKKQARASLGHQLILGLKPNADARYEGRIYNSEDGKSYDVTIWSETPGELTVRGCLIAFLCKSQTWNKVTDVLPGQLTGPTNGPGGPRSDPEWLPAKPAATGSTAAPAGTAAAKPAAKPQGAAPKPAAE, encoded by the coding sequence ATGACGTTTCGACTGATCGCGGCGGGCACAGTGCGGGCCGGCCTCCGGCGCGCGATGCTGCCGGCCGCGCTGCTGGCTGGCCTGACGGGCGCGGGCCATGCCGCCACCCCGGCGGACGCGACCGGCACCTTCCTCACCGAGGACGGGCGCGCCCGCATCCGCATGGAGAAGTGCGGCCCGGCCGAGAAGAACCTCTGCGGCTACGTCGTGTGGCTGAAGGTGCCGCTCAACGACAAGGGCCAGCCCCGGATCGACTTCAAGAACCCGGACCCGAAGAAGCAGGCCCGGGCCTCCCTCGGCCACCAGCTCATCCTCGGCCTGAAGCCGAACGCGGATGCCCGCTACGAGGGCCGGATCTACAATTCGGAGGACGGCAAGTCCTACGACGTGACGATCTGGTCCGAGACGCCGGGCGAGCTGACCGTGCGCGGCTGCCTGATCGCCTTCCTGTGCAAGTCGCAGACCTGGAACAAGGTCACGGACGTGCTGCCGGGCCAGCTCACCGGCCCGACCAACGGCCCCGGCGGTCCCCGCTCCGATCCCGAGTGGCTGCCGGCCAAGCCCGCCGCCACGGGCTCGACCGCCGCGCCCGCGGGCACCGCCGCGGCGAAGCCGGCCGCCAAGCCGCAGGGTGCCGCCCCCAAGCCCGCCGCCGAGTAA
- a CDS encoding hybrid sensor histidine kinase/response regulator, with the protein MEGGGTVRAGAAQGEAPWRGLFERLHEGLLIGEVVRDAGGAVVDWRYLDVNPAWERLVGIPRERAVGRTLRELIPGIEEAWIADAARAVAEAATVTFSRRVEVFDRWYDGHAIALGGERFAVLFLESTARRDAEMRLREGEARLRMAADAAEIGLWDLDCADGRLFWDQRVRAMFGVSDDRPIVLADFEAALHPDDRAAVRAVLDAALDPARRALYDVEYRAVGLDDGVVRWVAAKGRGQFDEAGRCLRFTGTAIDVGARKAAETRLAESEARFRNMADHAPVMMWVTDPSGACTYLNRSWYAYTGQSEAEGLGLGWLDAVHPDDRGWSGETFLAANARQAPFRIEYRLRGADGRYRWFIDAAEPRLAEDGSFLGYIGSVADIHDRKEAEQRLVDATRRLDAILNNATQAIFLMDERQHCAYMNRAAEQLTGYSLAETAGRALHDVVHHTRPDGSPYPLCECPIDQAFPENNQEQGEEVFVHRDGSFYPVAFTASPIRDETGRPIGTVIEARNIEAELRAKAALEAFNATLEGRVAEEVAARESAEAALRQSQKMEAVGQLTGGLAHDFNNLLTGITGSLELLQTRMGQGRMTDLDRYINAAQGAARRAAALTHRLLAFSRRQTLDPKPTDVNRLVAGMEELIRRTIGPSVTLEVVGAASLWSALVDPSQLENALLNLCINARDAMPEGGRITIETANRWLDHRAARDRDLDPGQYLSLCVTDTGTGMTPEVIAKAFDPFFTTKPIGQGTGLGLSMIYGFVRQSGGQVRIYSEVGQGTTMCLYLPRHHGAAEGAEPLPDLAAAPRAEQGETVLVVDDEPSVRMLVTEVLEDLGYTAIEAADGPSGLRLLQSDIRIDLLVTDVGLPGGMNGRQVADAARVGRPGLKVLFITGYAENAAVGNGHLEPGMAVLTKPFVMETLASRIREMIEG; encoded by the coding sequence GATCGCGGACGCCGCCCGCGCCGTGGCCGAGGCCGCGACCGTCACCTTCTCGCGGCGCGTGGAGGTGTTCGACCGCTGGTACGACGGGCACGCCATCGCGCTCGGCGGCGAGCGCTTCGCCGTGCTGTTCCTGGAATCCACCGCGCGCCGCGACGCCGAGATGCGGCTGCGCGAGGGCGAGGCGCGCCTGCGCATGGCGGCCGACGCCGCCGAGATCGGGCTCTGGGACCTCGACTGCGCGGACGGGCGCCTGTTCTGGGACCAGCGGGTCCGGGCGATGTTCGGGGTCTCCGACGACCGGCCGATCGTCCTCGCGGATTTCGAGGCCGCCCTGCACCCGGACGACCGTGCGGCGGTGCGGGCGGTGCTGGACGCCGCCCTCGATCCGGCCCGGCGCGCCCTCTACGACGTCGAGTACCGGGCTGTCGGCCTTGACGATGGTGTCGTGCGCTGGGTCGCCGCCAAGGGGCGCGGCCAGTTCGACGAGGCGGGGCGCTGCCTGCGCTTCACCGGCACCGCCATCGATGTCGGCGCCCGCAAGGCCGCCGAGACCCGGCTCGCCGAGAGCGAGGCGCGCTTCCGCAACATGGCCGACCACGCCCCGGTCATGATGTGGGTGACCGATCCCAGCGGGGCTTGCACCTACCTCAACCGGAGCTGGTACGCCTATACGGGCCAGAGCGAGGCGGAGGGGCTCGGCCTCGGCTGGCTCGACGCGGTGCATCCGGACGACCGCGGCTGGTCGGGCGAGACCTTCCTCGCCGCCAACGCCCGGCAGGCGCCGTTCCGGATCGAATACCGCCTGCGCGGGGCGGACGGGCGCTACCGTTGGTTCATCGACGCGGCCGAGCCGCGGCTCGCCGAGGACGGGAGCTTCCTCGGCTATATCGGCTCGGTCGCCGACATCCACGACCGCAAGGAGGCCGAGCAGCGCCTGGTGGACGCCACGCGCCGGCTCGACGCCATCCTCAACAACGCCACCCAGGCGATCTTCCTGATGGATGAGCGCCAGCACTGCGCCTACATGAACCGGGCGGCCGAGCAGCTCACCGGCTACAGCCTCGCCGAGACCGCCGGGCGCGCGCTGCACGACGTCGTGCACCACACCCGGCCGGACGGCTCGCCCTACCCCCTCTGCGAGTGCCCGATCGACCAGGCCTTCCCTGAGAACAACCAGGAGCAGGGCGAGGAGGTCTTCGTCCACCGGGACGGCTCGTTCTACCCCGTGGCCTTCACGGCGAGCCCGATCCGCGACGAGACGGGCCGGCCCATCGGCACGGTGATCGAGGCCCGCAACATCGAGGCGGAGCTGCGCGCCAAGGCGGCGCTCGAGGCCTTCAACGCGACGCTGGAGGGGCGCGTCGCCGAGGAGGTCGCCGCCCGCGAGAGCGCAGAGGCGGCCCTGCGGCAGTCGCAGAAGATGGAGGCGGTGGGCCAGTTGACCGGCGGCCTCGCCCACGACTTCAACAATCTGCTCACCGGCATCACCGGCTCGCTCGAACTCCTGCAGACCCGCATGGGCCAGGGCCGGATGACCGATCTCGACCGCTACATCAACGCCGCGCAGGGGGCGGCGCGCCGCGCTGCCGCCCTGACGCACAGGCTTCTCGCCTTCTCGCGCCGCCAGACCCTCGACCCGAAGCCGACCGACGTGAACCGCCTGGTGGCGGGCATGGAGGAGCTGATCCGCCGCACCATCGGCCCGTCCGTGACCCTGGAGGTGGTCGGCGCCGCGAGCCTCTGGTCCGCGCTCGTCGATCCGAGCCAGCTCGAGAACGCGCTCCTGAACCTCTGCATCAACGCGCGCGACGCCATGCCGGAGGGCGGGCGCATCACCATCGAGACCGCCAACCGCTGGCTCGACCACCGCGCCGCCCGAGACCGCGACCTCGATCCCGGGCAGTACCTGTCGCTGTGCGTCACGGATACCGGCACCGGCATGACGCCCGAGGTGATCGCCAAGGCCTTCGACCCGTTCTTCACCACGAAGCCGATCGGCCAGGGCACGGGCCTCGGCCTCTCCATGATCTACGGCTTCGTGCGCCAGTCCGGCGGTCAGGTGCGGATCTACTCGGAGGTCGGCCAGGGGACGACCATGTGCCTCTACCTGCCGCGCCACCACGGGGCGGCCGAGGGCGCCGAGCCGCTGCCCGACCTCGCCGCCGCACCGCGCGCCGAGCAGGGCGAGACCGTGCTCGTCGTGGACGACGAGCCCTCGGTCCGGATGCTGGTGACGGAGGTTCTGGAGGATCTCGGCTACACCGCCATCGAGGCGGCGGACGGGCCCTCCGGCCTGCGCCTGCTCCAGTCCGACATCCGCATCGACCTGCTCGTCACCGATGTCGGGCTGCCCGGCGGCATGAACGGCCGGCAGGTGGCGGACGCCGCCCGCGTCGGCCGGCCGGGCCTGAAGGTCCTGTTCATCACCGGCTACGCCGAGAACGCCGCGGTCGGGAACGGGCATCTGGAACCCGGCATGGCGGTGCTCACCAAGCCCTTCGTCATGGAGACGCTGGCCAGCCGCATCCGCGAGATGATCGAGGGATGA
- a CDS encoding sensor histidine kinase, with translation MPEPALPVLILAPQGRDAEVATSILTEAGIPNRICASLPELVEALDGATCAVVTEEALLAANRQILADWVARQPPWSDFPFILLTLRRGHPDPRLAEALGNVNSLERPFHPSTLVMAARFAERARRRQHDARAHLEERERTAERQALLIRELHHRVKNTLATVQGLLGASARAATSVDAFYNAFSARIISLAKTHNLLTEDYWQQASLREMLVNELGPYDDERGGRIRLDGPAVELIGDLAVPTGMAIHELTTNAAKHGALSTPEGRVAVRWDVREAEGARVLRLDWRESGGPPVAEPTRRGFGSTLLQRVLKIQCGAEIAFAYEPAGLHFHMEVPLPDQRTVPAYEG, from the coding sequence ATGCCTGAACCCGCCCTGCCGGTCCTGATCCTGGCGCCGCAGGGGCGGGACGCCGAGGTCGCCACCTCCATCCTGACCGAGGCCGGCATTCCGAACCGGATCTGCGCCTCGTTGCCAGAGCTGGTGGAGGCGCTGGACGGCGCGACCTGCGCGGTCGTGACCGAGGAGGCCCTGCTCGCGGCCAACCGCCAGATCCTGGCAGACTGGGTCGCGCGCCAACCCCCCTGGTCGGACTTTCCCTTCATCCTGCTGACCCTGCGCCGGGGCCACCCCGACCCGCGGCTCGCCGAGGCGCTCGGCAACGTCAACTCCCTGGAGCGGCCCTTCCACCCCTCCACGCTCGTGATGGCCGCGCGCTTCGCGGAGCGGGCGCGCCGCCGCCAGCACGATGCGCGGGCCCATCTGGAGGAGCGCGAGCGCACCGCCGAGCGCCAGGCCTTGCTGATCCGCGAGTTGCACCACCGGGTGAAGAACACGCTGGCCACAGTCCAGGGGCTGCTCGGCGCCTCGGCGCGGGCGGCTACCAGCGTGGATGCCTTCTACAACGCCTTCTCGGCGCGCATCATCTCGCTCGCCAAGACCCACAACCTGCTGACCGAGGATTACTGGCAGCAGGCCTCCTTGCGCGAGATGCTGGTCAACGAGCTCGGCCCCTACGACGACGAGCGGGGCGGGCGCATCCGGCTCGACGGGCCGGCGGTCGAGCTGATCGGCGATCTCGCCGTGCCGACCGGCATGGCGATCCACGAACTCACCACCAACGCCGCCAAGCACGGCGCGCTCTCGACGCCGGAGGGGCGCGTCGCGGTGCGCTGGGACGTGCGCGAGGCGGAGGGGGCCCGCGTGCTGCGGCTCGACTGGCGCGAGAGCGGCGGCCCGCCGGTCGCCGAGCCGACCCGCAGGGGGTTCGGCTCGACGCTGCTCCAGCGGGTTCTGAAGATCCAGTGCGGCGCGGAGATCGCGTTCGCCTACGAGCCGGCGGGCCTGCATTTCCACATGGAGGTGCCGCTGCCCGACCAGCGCACCGTGCCGGCCTACGAGGGCTGA
- a CDS encoding bestrophin family protein — MIVRPRPNLLAILFTLRGSILPQVAPTVLGLAAFACLVVAAEQRWPEAFPVTAGIGPFTLIGLALSIFLSFRNNACYERWWEARKLWGGLIVESRGLARALNALLPGTGEAALRRAALRRVAGFAHGLHARLRGADEAAAVAPWLPPGEAPGGLCPTDAVLAGLSADLAGAMRRGVLSDVLFGLLERKLADLSAIQAACERIRTTPLPFAYTLLLYRTAWLYCLFLPVGLSGSLGWATPAAVALVAYTFFGLDALGDELEEPFGTDPNDLPLDAMLRTVDAIVLDALGEPVPEPLEPEKFLLR, encoded by the coding sequence ATGATCGTCCGCCCGCGCCCGAACCTCCTCGCCATCCTGTTCACGCTGCGGGGCTCGATCCTGCCGCAGGTCGCCCCGACCGTGCTGGGGCTGGCCGCCTTCGCCTGCCTCGTGGTGGCCGCCGAGCAGCGCTGGCCCGAGGCCTTCCCGGTCACCGCGGGGATCGGCCCGTTCACGCTGATCGGCCTCGCGCTCTCGATCTTCCTGAGCTTCCGCAACAACGCCTGCTACGAGCGCTGGTGGGAGGCCCGCAAGCTCTGGGGCGGGCTGATCGTGGAATCGCGCGGCCTCGCCCGCGCGCTGAATGCCCTCCTGCCCGGCACCGGGGAGGCCGCCCTGCGACGGGCCGCCCTGCGGCGCGTCGCGGGCTTCGCCCACGGCCTGCACGCGCGCCTGCGCGGCGCCGATGAGGCGGCGGCGGTCGCGCCCTGGCTGCCGCCGGGCGAGGCGCCGGGCGGCCTCTGCCCGACGGACGCGGTGCTGGCGGGTCTCTCGGCCGACCTCGCCGGGGCGATGCGACGGGGGGTCCTCAGCGACGTCCTGTTCGGGCTGCTGGAGCGCAAGCTCGCCGACCTCTCGGCGATCCAAGCGGCCTGCGAGCGCATCCGGACGACGCCCCTGCCCTTCGCCTACACGCTGCTGCTCTACCGCACGGCCTGGCTCTACTGCCTCTTCCTGCCGGTCGGCCTCTCCGGCTCGCTCGGCTGGGCGACGCCGGCCGCGGTCGCGCTCGTGGCCTACACCTTTTTCGGCCTCGACGCGCTGGGCGACGAACTGGAGGAGCCCTTCGGCACGGACCCGAACGACCTGCCCCTCGACGCGATGCTGCGCACGGTCGACGCGATCGTGCTCGACGCGCTCGGCGAGCCGGTGCCCGAGCCGCTGGAGCCCGAGAAGTTCCTGCTGCGCTGA
- a CDS encoding ABC transporter ATP-binding protein: protein MSAYVEVEDLRRVFDVSKPWLNRVIERAPRQTLKAVDGVGFTIARGETFALVGESGSGKSTVARMVVGLLPPSGGEVRIADISMTDPRQEAARRRLRARIQMIFQDPYASMNPRWRVGAIVAEPIRAFGLIQGEAAIRARVGELLRLVGLHPDDARKYPHEFSGGQRQRVAIARALASQAEFLVGDEPTSALDVSVQAQILNLMRDLQDRLGLTYLFISHNLAVVRHMATRIGVMYLGRLVEVGDKAAIFERPRHPYTRMLLDAVPDLAHIGRARTPVSGEIPNPIDPPSGCTFNPRCPHANARCRSEVPRLLDGVACHAVEEGRLTA from the coding sequence ATGAGCGCCTATGTCGAGGTCGAGGACCTGCGCCGGGTCTTCGACGTGTCGAAGCCCTGGCTCAACCGGGTGATCGAGCGCGCCCCCCGGCAGACCCTCAAGGCGGTCGACGGGGTCGGCTTCACGATCGCCCGCGGCGAGACCTTCGCGCTGGTGGGCGAGTCGGGCTCTGGCAAGTCGACCGTCGCCCGCATGGTGGTGGGGCTGCTGCCGCCCTCGGGCGGCGAGGTCCGGATCGCCGACATCTCGATGACGGATCCTCGCCAGGAGGCCGCCCGGCGGCGCCTGCGCGCCCGGATCCAGATGATCTTCCAGGATCCCTACGCCTCGATGAACCCGCGCTGGCGCGTCGGCGCGATCGTCGCGGAGCCGATCCGGGCCTTCGGCCTGATCCAGGGCGAGGCGGCGATCCGCGCGCGCGTCGGCGAGTTGCTGCGCCTCGTCGGCCTGCACCCGGACGACGCGCGCAAGTACCCGCACGAATTCTCGGGCGGCCAGCGCCAGCGCGTCGCCATCGCGCGGGCGCTGGCGAGCCAAGCGGAGTTCCTGGTCGGCGACGAGCCGACCTCGGCCCTCGACGTCTCGGTCCAGGCCCAGATCCTGAACCTGATGCGCGACCTGCAGGACCGGCTCGGGCTGACCTACCTGTTCATCAGCCACAACCTCGCCGTGGTGCGCCATATGGCGACGCGGATCGGCGTGATGTATCTGGGCCGCCTCGTGGAAGTCGGCGACAAGGCGGCGATCTTCGAGCGCCCGCGCCACCCCTACACCCGCATGCTGCTCGACGCGGTGCCGGACCTCGCCCATATCGGCCGCGCCCGCACGCCGGTCTCGGGCGAGATCCCGAACCCGATCGATCCGCCCTCGGGCTGCACCTTCAACCCGCGCTGCCCGCACGCGAACGCGCGCTGCCGGTCCGAGGTGCCGCGGCTCCTCGACGGCGTCGCCTGCCACGCGGTGGAAGAGGGCCGGCTGACCGCCTGA
- a CDS encoding ATPase domain-containing protein, protein MQIPDSDAQPVPAGVDGLDYLLRGGYARNRSHLIEGRPGSGKTTLAMQFLLEGARRGERCLYITLTESRRELMNIAGRHGWSLDGIEIVELVPPELSLDPRQQQSLVHASDLELGETVHLAMAEIERAKPDRLVFDSLSEIRLLSQGSLRYRRQVHALRSFLLIQNTTALLLDDLTAEADDLNLHSLSHAVIRLEHLAPLYGAERRRLRVIKMRGTAFRGGFHDYVIRRGGLVIYPRLVAADHPASFPEARIGSGNRALDALVGGGLDRGTSTMLIGPSGVGKSTVAAAYVIAALERGQRALMLSFDESTSVLMRRCRGLGLDLAPHVESGLLRIEQIDPAEISPGEMAARVQDAVEREGAGIVVIDSLTGYHNAMPEERFLLLQMHEILTYLNQQGVVTLLILAQHGMVGPMKAAVDLTYLSDTILLFRTFEAAGALRRAISVAKKRTGGHESTIRELRIDSGGITVGEPLRRFRGVMTGVPTFDGEADALLPNPDA, encoded by the coding sequence GTGCAGATTCCCGATAGCGATGCCCAACCCGTGCCCGCGGGCGTGGACGGCCTCGATTACCTCCTGCGCGGCGGCTACGCCCGCAACCGGTCCCATCTGATCGAGGGCCGGCCCGGCTCCGGCAAGACCACCCTCGCCATGCAGTTCCTGCTGGAGGGCGCGCGGCGGGGGGAGCGCTGCCTCTACATCACCCTGACGGAGAGCCGCCGCGAGCTGATGAACATCGCCGGGCGGCACGGCTGGTCCCTCGACGGCATCGAGATCGTCGAGCTGGTGCCGCCCGAACTCAGCCTCGACCCGCGCCAGCAGCAGAGCCTCGTCCACGCCTCCGACCTCGAACTCGGCGAGACCGTGCACCTCGCGATGGCCGAGATCGAGCGGGCCAAGCCCGACCGTCTGGTCTTCGACAGCCTCTCGGAGATCCGGCTGCTCTCGCAGGGGTCCCTGCGCTACCGCCGGCAGGTCCACGCCCTGCGCAGCTTCCTGCTGATCCAGAACACCACCGCGCTGCTGCTCGACGACCTCACGGCCGAGGCCGACGACCTCAACCTGCACAGTCTCAGCCACGCGGTGATCCGCCTGGAGCACCTCGCGCCGCTCTACGGTGCGGAGCGGCGCCGCCTGCGCGTGATCAAGATGCGCGGCACCGCCTTCCGGGGCGGCTTCCACGACTACGTCATCCGCCGCGGCGGCCTCGTGATCTACCCGCGCCTCGTCGCGGCGGACCATCCGGCCAGCTTCCCGGAGGCGCGGATCGGCAGCGGCAACCGCGCCCTCGACGCCCTGGTCGGCGGCGGCCTCGACCGCGGCACCAGCACGATGCTGATCGGCCCTTCGGGCGTCGGCAAGTCGACGGTCGCTGCGGCCTACGTGATCGCTGCGCTCGAGCGCGGCCAGCGCGCCTTGATGCTCTCCTTCGACGAGAGCACGAGCGTGCTGATGCGCCGCTGCCGCGGCCTCGGCCTGGACCTCGCCCCCCACGTCGAGAGCGGGCTCCTGCGCATCGAGCAGATCGATCCGGCCGAGATCTCGCCGGGCGAGATGGCCGCGCGGGTGCAGGACGCGGTCGAGCGCGAGGGCGCCGGCATCGTGGTGATCGACTCCCTCACCGGCTACCACAACGCGATGCCGGAGGAGCGCTTCCTGCTCCTCCAGATGCACGAGATCCTGACCTATCTGAACCAGCAGGGCGTGGTCACGCTCCTGATCCTCGCCCAGCACGGGATGGTCGGCCCGATGAAGGCGGCGGTCGACCTGACCTATCTCAGCGACACGATCCTGCTGTTCCGGACCTTCGAGGCGGCGGGCGCGCTCCGCCGCGCGATCTCGGTGGCCAAGAAGCGCACGGGCGGGCACGAATCGACCATCCGCGAGTTGCGGATCGACAGCGGCGGAATCACGGTCGGCGAGCCGCTGCGGCGGTTCCGCGGGGTGATGACCGGGGTGCCCACCTTCGACGGCGAGGCGGACGCTCTCCTGCCCAACCCCGATGCCTGA
- a CDS encoding ABC transporter permease — translation MDDAAEAPDVRHPARSRLARLLDSDLWASFRRSKTAMAAFVATVLLFALAFAAPWIVPQNPYDPAQLDLLNSNLPPIWKAEGQASFLLGTDDQGRDVLSAVLYGLRLSLIVGMLGVLVSGTLGIGLGLVAGYVGGVLDTIIMRVADVQLTFPAILIALVVDGVAKASFGGALDTNATILLIVVSIGLSFWVQYARTVRSSVMVERGKDYVQAARLIGLSTPVIMVRHVLPNVTGPVFVIATINLALAIITEATLSFLGTGLPETMPSLGTLIRTGNRFLFSGEWWVVAFPGIALAGLVIAINLLGDWLRDALNPKLQ, via the coding sequence ATGGACGATGCCGCCGAGGCCCCGGACGTCCGGCACCCCGCCCGGTCCCGGCTGGCGCGCCTTCTCGATTCCGATCTCTGGGCGAGCTTCCGCCGCTCGAAGACGGCGATGGCGGCCTTCGTGGCGACCGTGCTGCTGTTCGCGCTCGCCTTCGCCGCGCCCTGGATCGTGCCGCAGAACCCCTACGACCCGGCACAGCTCGACCTGCTCAACTCGAACCTGCCGCCCATCTGGAAGGCGGAGGGGCAGGCATCCTTCCTGCTCGGCACCGACGACCAGGGCCGCGACGTGCTCTCGGCGGTGCTCTACGGCCTGCGCCTCTCGCTGATCGTCGGGATGCTGGGCGTCCTGGTCTCCGGCACGCTCGGCATCGGGCTCGGGCTCGTCGCGGGCTACGTGGGCGGGGTCCTCGACACGATCATCATGCGCGTGGCCGACGTGCAGCTGACCTTCCCGGCGATCCTGATCGCGCTTGTGGTGGATGGCGTCGCCAAGGCCTCCTTCGGCGGGGCGCTGGACACCAACGCCACGATCCTCCTCATCGTGGTCTCGATCGGGCTCTCCTTCTGGGTGCAATACGCCCGCACCGTGCGCTCCTCCGTGATGGTGGAGCGCGGCAAGGACTACGTGCAGGCCGCCCGCCTGATCGGCCTGTCCACGCCCGTCATCATGGTGCGGCACGTCCTGCCGAACGTCACCGGCCCGGTCTTCGTCATCGCCACCATCAACCTCGCGCTCGCGATCATCACCGAGGCGACCCTGTCGTTCCTCGGCACGGGCCTGCCCGAGACGATGCCCTCGCTGGGCACCCTGATCCGCACCGGCAACCGGTTCCTGTTCTCGGGCGAGTGGTGGGTGGTGGCCTTCCCCGGCATCGCGCTGGCCGGCCTCGTCATCGCCATCAACCTGCTGGGCGACTGGCTGCGCGACGCGCTGAACCCGAAGCTGCAATGA
- a CDS encoding GNAT family N-acetyltransferase: protein MTLTLREAGPGDIGAITRIYAEAVLNGTATFETEPPSEAEMGRRHAELLAAGLPWLVAARGALVVGYAYAGLYRTRAAYRSTLETSVYVAPEARGQGVGRALLGALIPACAALDARRLVAVIAHPGSDASVALHAGAGFVPAGSLPGVGYKHGRWLDTLLMQRALGPGLDRPPTRI from the coding sequence ATGACGCTGACGCTGCGCGAAGCGGGTCCCGGTGACATCGGGGCGATCACCCGGATCTACGCGGAGGCCGTGCTGAACGGCACCGCGACCTTCGAGACCGAACCGCCGAGCGAGGCGGAGATGGGCCGCCGGCATGCGGAACTCCTCGCGGCGGGCCTGCCCTGGCTCGTGGCGGCACGCGGCGCCCTGGTCGTCGGCTACGCCTATGCCGGCCTCTACCGGACGCGCGCGGCCTACCGGTCGACGCTGGAAACCTCCGTCTACGTTGCGCCGGAGGCGCGGGGGCAGGGCGTCGGGCGCGCGCTGCTCGGAGCCCTCATCCCGGCCTGCGCGGCCCTCGACGCGCGCCGGCTCGTGGCGGTGATCGCGCATCCTGGGTCCGACGCCTCCGTTGCCCTGCACGCGGGCGCGGGCTTCGTGCCCGCAGGCAGCCTCCCGGGGGTCGGCTACAAGCACGGGCGCTGGCTCGACACCCTCTTGATGCAGCGGGCGCTGGGCCCGGGATTGGACCGGCCGCCGACCCGGATCTAG